A single genomic interval of Gossypium raimondii isolate GPD5lz chromosome 11, ASM2569854v1, whole genome shotgun sequence harbors:
- the LOC105801950 gene encoding 14 kDa proline-rich protein DC2.15 codes for MASKQSASMALLLALNILFFSLVSATAPCPPTKPNHKPKPNPNPSTPSSQGKCPRDALKLGVCANVLGLVKPVIGSPPVMPCCSLLNGLVDLEAAVCLCTAIKANVLGINLDIPVSLSLLLNVCSKKVPSGFQC; via the coding sequence ATGGCGTCAAAACAATCAGCTTCCATGGCCCTCCTTTTGGCACTCAAcattctcttcttttccttgGTCAGTGCTACTGCCCCATGCCCTCCCACCAAACCTAACCATAAACCAAAGCCAAACCCCAACCCCAGCACTCCATCTTCACAGGGCAAGTGCCCTAGAGATGCCCTTAAATTAGGTGTATGTGCTAATGTGCTTGGCCTAGTCAAGCCCGTCATTGGTTCACCCCCAGTGATGCCATGCTGTTCCCTTCTCAATGGCCTCGTCGATCTTGAAGCTGCTGTTTGCCTTTGCACCGCTATCAAAGCTAACGTCTTAGGCATCAACCTTGACATTCCAGTTTCTCTTAGCTTGCTCCTCAATGTTTGCTCAAAGAAAGTTCCTTCTGGCTTCCAATGCTAA